One genomic window of Sphingobacterium oryzagri includes the following:
- the uvrA gene encoding excinuclease ABC subunit UvrA, with amino-acid sequence MSNISEQNAKSFIQIKGARVNNLKNVDVNIPKNKLIVITGMSGSGKSSLAFDTLYAEGQRRYVESLSSYARQFMGRMNKPEVDYIKGIAPAIAIEQRVITSNPRSTVGTSTEIYDYLKLLYARIGKTISPISGKVVTKDTVSSIIDSLMTYSEDTTITIFASLHPVNKRKLKEELSLLLQKGFVRILFEEKIQKIESVIDDKSVKNRDFKADELQIVVDRIKLDKQDETYSRIADSLQTAFFEGKGECFIDIDGDKKHYSDKFELDGITFEEPTPNFFSFNNPYGACKRCEGYGKVIGIDADLVVPDKSKSVYDGAIAPWRGEKMGEWLDRLVRTALKFDFPIHRAYGDLTKQQQQLLWTGNKYFTGLNQFFEELETQTYKIQYRVMLSRYRGKTDCPDCKGSRLRKDATYVKVGGKSITDIVLLPLDEALTFFNTLELNKHELIIAKRLLAEIVNRIQFLCDVGLSYLTLNRLSNSLSGGESQRINLATSLGSSLVGSIYVLDEPSIGLHPRDTQRLIGVLKSLRDVGNTVIVVEHEQEMMEAADYLVDIGPEAGINGGKLVFAGTYSEILADKTSLTGQYLNGELSIPTPEKRRTWRDSIVVKGARENNLQGVDVAFPLHVFTVVTGVSGSGKTSLVKRVLYPALQKAIGNYSGEQTGLFDALEGDIEKVEQIEMIDQNPIGRSSRSNPVTYVKGWDEIRAVYAGMPAAKAAGLKPAAFSFNVEGGRCDVCQGDGEVKIEMQFMADIVLPCEACGGKRFKQHVLDVDYKGKSVADVLDLSVDEAIEFFADQPKIIAKIKPLQDVGLGYVKLGQPSSTLSGGEAQRIKLASFLIKGNNSKKTLFIFDEPTTGLHFHDIHKLLKAFDALIALGNSILVIEHNMEMIKTADWVIDIGPEGGNKGGKVVFEGTPEDLIACNESYTGKFLKNHLHLATRS; translated from the coding sequence ATGTCAAATATATCCGAGCAAAACGCAAAATCCTTTATCCAAATCAAAGGAGCGCGAGTAAATAATCTGAAAAACGTCGATGTAAACATTCCCAAAAACAAGCTGATTGTTATTACGGGAATGTCTGGTTCGGGAAAATCTTCCTTAGCCTTTGACACGCTTTATGCGGAGGGGCAGCGCCGGTATGTAGAAAGCTTATCGTCCTACGCGCGGCAGTTTATGGGCCGCATGAACAAACCGGAGGTAGACTATATTAAAGGTATTGCGCCCGCGATTGCTATCGAGCAGCGTGTCATCACGTCCAATCCGCGCTCGACGGTTGGAACATCGACCGAGATTTACGACTATTTGAAATTGTTGTATGCGCGCATCGGAAAAACAATTTCGCCAATTTCTGGCAAGGTTGTCACCAAAGACACGGTCTCTTCGATTATCGATTCGTTGATGACCTATTCGGAAGACACCACCATCACGATTTTTGCCAGCTTACATCCTGTAAACAAACGCAAGCTGAAAGAAGAGCTTTCCCTGCTTTTACAAAAAGGCTTTGTACGCATTTTGTTTGAAGAGAAGATTCAAAAAATTGAAAGCGTTATCGACGATAAATCGGTGAAAAACCGCGATTTTAAAGCGGATGAGTTGCAAATCGTCGTTGACCGTATCAAGCTGGATAAACAGGATGAAACTTACAGCCGCATAGCCGATTCGCTACAGACTGCATTTTTCGAAGGCAAGGGCGAATGTTTTATTGATATTGACGGAGATAAAAAACATTACTCAGATAAATTTGAGCTGGACGGTATCACCTTTGAAGAACCGACGCCTAATTTTTTCAGCTTTAACAATCCATACGGTGCGTGCAAGCGTTGCGAAGGATATGGCAAAGTGATTGGTATTGACGCGGATCTGGTTGTGCCGGACAAAAGCAAATCTGTCTACGACGGCGCGATCGCGCCTTGGCGTGGCGAGAAAATGGGCGAATGGCTGGATCGTTTAGTGCGCACGGCGCTGAAGTTTGATTTCCCCATCCATCGCGCTTATGGCGATTTAACCAAGCAACAACAACAATTGCTCTGGACAGGCAATAAATATTTCACGGGGCTGAACCAATTTTTTGAAGAATTGGAGACACAGACCTACAAGATACAATACCGCGTGATGCTTTCGCGCTACCGCGGCAAAACCGACTGCCCTGATTGTAAGGGCTCTCGTTTACGCAAAGATGCCACCTATGTCAAAGTAGGTGGCAAGTCGATCACTGATATCGTTTTGCTCCCGCTGGATGAAGCCCTGACTTTTTTCAATACGTTGGAGCTTAACAAGCATGAGTTGATTATTGCGAAACGATTACTTGCTGAAATTGTGAACAGGATCCAATTTCTCTGTGATGTGGGATTAAGCTATCTTACCTTGAACCGCTTGAGCAATAGCCTCTCTGGAGGCGAATCGCAGCGTATCAATCTGGCAACATCTTTAGGCAGTTCACTCGTTGGGTCTATTTATGTATTGGATGAACCGAGCATTGGGCTTCACCCGCGTGATACGCAACGTTTGATCGGCGTTTTAAAGTCGTTGCGCGATGTAGGCAACACCGTTATCGTGGTCGAGCACGAGCAAGAAATGATGGAAGCCGCCGATTACCTGGTAGATATTGGTCCAGAAGCCGGTATTAACGGCGGAAAGCTGGTTTTCGCAGGAACATATAGTGAAATATTGGCCGATAAGACGAGTCTAACCGGACAATATTTAAATGGCGAGCTTAGCATCCCGACACCGGAAAAGCGACGTACATGGCGCGATTCCATTGTGGTAAAAGGTGCGCGAGAAAACAACCTTCAAGGTGTTGATGTGGCTTTTCCATTGCATGTTTTCACCGTTGTTACCGGTGTTTCCGGTTCGGGAAAAACTTCACTGGTCAAACGCGTGCTCTACCCTGCTTTGCAAAAAGCGATTGGCAATTACTCAGGCGAACAGACCGGACTTTTCGATGCGTTAGAAGGCGACATCGAAAAGGTTGAGCAAATTGAAATGATTGATCAAAATCCTATTGGCCGGTCATCGCGGTCTAATCCGGTAACGTATGTTAAAGGTTGGGATGAGATACGGGCTGTTTATGCAGGCATGCCTGCGGCCAAAGCTGCTGGATTAAAACCTGCGGCCTTCTCGTTCAATGTGGAAGGCGGGCGATGCGATGTGTGCCAAGGCGATGGTGAAGTAAAAATTGAAATGCAATTTATGGCCGACATTGTGCTTCCCTGTGAGGCATGTGGCGGCAAGAGATTTAAGCAACATGTGCTTGACGTAGATTATAAAGGCAAATCGGTTGCTGATGTGCTGGATCTTAGTGTGGATGAAGCTATTGAATTCTTTGCTGACCAACCGAAAATCATTGCGAAGATTAAGCCTTTGCAAGATGTAGGATTGGGCTATGTAAAATTAGGTCAGCCATCCAGCACCTTATCTGGTGGAGAAGCGCAACGGATCAAACTTGCTTCATTCCTCATCAAAGGAAATAACAGCAAGAAAACCTTGTTTATTTTTGATGAGCCGACCACGGGATTACACTTTCACGATATCCATAAACTGCTCAAAGCTTTTGACGCACTAATTGCGCTGGGCAACAGTATTTTGGTCATCGAGCACAATATGGAAATGATTAAAACGGCCGATTGGGTGATTGATATTGGCCCGGAAGGCGGCAACAAAGGTGGTAAAGTGGTATTTGAAGGAACGCCTGAAGACTTGATTGCTTGTAACGAATCTTATACAGGGAAGTTTCTAAAAAATCACCTACATTTAGCGACTCGTTCTTAA
- the xseA gene encoding exodeoxyribonuclease VII large subunit: MPEVVDSKTVFSLLEVSRSIQKTIADRYKSLYWIKAEMNKLNHYTHSGHCYPELVEKKDGKIVAEMRSTLWKADFQRINQQFLRLLQEPLREGITMLFQAAISYDPLYGFGLKIVDIDPTFVLGELEKEKRDSILNLQMEGLFDANKKRPFPILPKRLAIVSVETSKGLSDFFKIIRQNPWGYRFEYSLFPALLQGDKSIPSIIKQLAVVAERLEDFDAVAIIRGGGGEVGLSSYNNYQLAKAIAIFPIPVLTGIGHSTNETVSEMVAYKNAITPSELADFLIQKFHQFAIPVDEAQRRIIDATKRRFQQEERTLQQFSQAISWSSKAILANQTHRLSTAQTQLKLFSAQLLKDKHKELNAFTRLINLADPKQLLKRGFSISRVNGKAVTDAHLLEAGDEMETLLYKGSIHSKVIK, translated from the coding sequence ATGCCGGAAGTAGTCGATAGCAAAACCGTTTTTTCTCTTTTGGAGGTGTCGCGCAGTATACAAAAAACTATTGCAGATCGCTACAAAAGCCTGTATTGGATCAAGGCAGAGATGAACAAGCTCAACCACTACACACATTCCGGCCATTGCTATCCGGAACTGGTCGAAAAGAAAGACGGCAAAATTGTCGCGGAGATGCGGTCCACGCTATGGAAAGCTGATTTTCAGCGTATCAACCAGCAGTTTCTGCGCCTGCTGCAAGAGCCACTGCGCGAGGGCATCACAATGCTCTTCCAGGCAGCCATCAGCTACGATCCGCTCTATGGATTTGGGTTGAAGATCGTCGATATTGACCCTACATTTGTGCTGGGCGAACTGGAGAAAGAAAAGCGCGATAGTATCTTAAATCTTCAAATGGAAGGTTTGTTTGATGCTAATAAGAAACGACCGTTCCCCATTCTTCCCAAGCGGCTGGCTATCGTTTCTGTAGAAACCAGCAAAGGCCTTTCTGATTTTTTCAAAATCATTCGGCAAAACCCCTGGGGCTACCGATTTGAATACAGCCTCTTTCCCGCATTGTTACAGGGCGACAAATCCATTCCATCAATCATTAAACAATTGGCCGTCGTTGCCGAGCGACTGGAAGACTTTGATGCCGTTGCAATTATCCGGGGCGGCGGCGGCGAGGTCGGCTTATCATCTTACAACAACTATCAGTTAGCAAAAGCAATCGCTATATTTCCGATTCCCGTATTAACGGGTATTGGACACTCGACTAACGAAACGGTTAGCGAAATGGTGGCTTACAAAAACGCCATAACACCGAGTGAGTTGGCCGATTTTCTTATCCAAAAGTTTCATCAATTTGCGATTCCAGTTGATGAAGCCCAGCGGCGTATAATCGACGCCACCAAGCGCCGCTTTCAGCAAGAAGAACGAACGCTACAGCAGTTTTCGCAGGCTATCTCCTGGAGCAGCAAAGCCATCTTGGCAAACCAAACACATCGATTATCTACAGCACAAACGCAGTTAAAGCTGTTTAGCGCGCAGCTACTAAAAGACAAACATAAGGAGCTAAACGCTTTCACACGCCTAATCAATCTTGCCGATCCCAAACAATTGTTAAAACGCGGGTTTAGCATCAGCCGGGTAAATGGAAAAGCGGTCACCGATGCCCATTTGCTAGAAGCAGGCGACGAAATGGAAACTTTGCTCTACAAGGGCAGCATACATAGTAAAGTGATCAAATAA
- a CDS encoding UDP-N-acetylmuramoyl-tripeptide--D-alanyl-D-alanine ligase, whose amino-acid sequence MTIEQLYQLYKESPFISTDTRNIITNSLFFALKGEKFNANQFAAQALDAGARFAIIDEVAYAIDDRYILVDDVLSTLQALATYHRQQLTIPIIGITGTNGKTTTKELLYAVLSTQYKTFATKGNLNNHIGVPLSILAIDDTIEIAIIEMGANHQGEIAFLSAIAAPTHGLITNVGKAHLEGFGSFDGVKIAKGELYDYLKAHEGVLFLQGDNAYLVEMEQQRAIKQVVRYGFSDSNAIVGKLVSANPLLTVAWRLQNESSFETIATQLTGSYNTENILAAAGVGHFFGLTTRLINEGISAYTPTNNRSQIARTAKNVVIADYYNANASSMAAALDNIAVIEATQKAIILGDMFEMGEESFAEHKKLVAAALQIPTVRTIFVGKAFFAHRTDTVEFYETTAAAREALVAQPIVDSTILLKASRGMAFENLMAEL is encoded by the coding sequence ATGACAATAGAACAACTGTATCAACTTTATAAGGAATCGCCTTTCATTTCCACAGATACGCGAAATATCATAACCAACAGTCTTTTTTTTGCGCTTAAGGGCGAAAAGTTCAATGCCAATCAATTTGCTGCGCAGGCGCTGGATGCCGGCGCGCGCTTCGCGATAATCGATGAAGTTGCCTACGCCATTGATGATCGGTATATTCTGGTAGATGATGTGTTGTCCACGTTACAAGCACTTGCCACTTACCATCGTCAACAATTGACTATCCCCATCATCGGCATTACAGGTACGAATGGCAAGACAACAACTAAAGAGCTGTTGTATGCCGTGCTATCAACCCAATATAAAACATTTGCTACCAAAGGAAATCTCAATAACCATATTGGCGTACCGCTTAGTATATTGGCTATTGATGATACCATTGAGATCGCCATCATCGAGATGGGCGCGAACCATCAAGGTGAAATTGCTTTTTTATCGGCTATTGCGGCTCCTACACATGGGCTGATTACCAATGTTGGTAAAGCACATTTAGAAGGTTTCGGCTCATTTGACGGGGTTAAGATCGCCAAAGGTGAGTTGTATGATTACTTGAAAGCACATGAAGGTGTGCTCTTCTTGCAAGGCGATAATGCCTACTTAGTAGAAATGGAACAACAGCGTGCGATTAAGCAGGTTGTGCGCTATGGTTTTTCGGATAGCAACGCCATTGTTGGCAAACTGGTTTCGGCCAATCCGCTATTAACAGTCGCGTGGCGCTTGCAAAACGAATCTTCTTTTGAAACGATAGCCACCCAGCTGACCGGTTCGTACAATACGGAAAATATCTTGGCGGCGGCGGGCGTTGGGCATTTTTTTGGATTAACAACACGTTTAATCAATGAAGGTATTAGCGCGTACACGCCAACCAATAATCGCTCACAAATTGCTCGTACGGCGAAGAATGTAGTGATCGCCGATTATTACAACGCCAATGCAAGCAGTATGGCAGCCGCATTAGATAATATCGCCGTGATCGAAGCAACGCAAAAAGCGATCATTTTAGGGGATATGTTTGAAATGGGTGAGGAAAGCTTTGCCGAGCACAAGAAACTGGTGGCGGCGGCGCTACAGATTCCTACCGTGCGGACGATCTTTGTTGGTAAGGCCTTTTTTGCGCATCGTACTGACACGGTTGAATTTTACGAGACGACGGCAGCAGCAAGAGAAGCGCTTGTTGCGCAACCTATTGTGGATAGTACCATTTTACTGAAAGCTTCCCGGGGAATGGCCTTTGAAAATCTGATGGCCGAATTGTAA
- a CDS encoding RrF2 family transcriptional regulator codes for MLSKKTKYAIKALMVLGRNYGKEPMQIIKIAEEERIPKKFLEQILLEMRNAGILYSKKGAGGGYSLNKAPEDIFLSQVMRLIDGPIALLPCVSLNFYRSCEECVEEHACGIRDTFVEVRNAMLQILNDTSIAQLINKEKQLSFDLES; via the coding sequence ATGCTTTCAAAGAAAACAAAATACGCCATCAAGGCACTAATGGTTTTAGGACGTAATTATGGAAAAGAGCCCATGCAAATCATCAAAATTGCAGAGGAAGAGCGTATTCCAAAAAAATTCCTGGAGCAGATTCTTTTGGAGATGCGTAATGCAGGTATCTTGTACTCCAAGAAAGGTGCTGGCGGCGGATACAGTTTAAACAAGGCGCCTGAGGATATCTTTTTATCGCAGGTGATGCGCTTGATTGACGGCCCGATAGCGCTTTTGCCCTGCGTGAGCCTAAACTTTTACCGGTCTTGTGAAGAATGTGTAGAAGAGCATGCCTGCGGCATACGTGATACGTTTGTAGAAGTCCGAAATGCCATGTTGCAAATTCTGAACGATACCAGTATTGCCCAATTGATTAACAAAGAGAAGCAGCTTTCTTTCGATCTGGAAAGCTAG
- the pafA gene encoding alkaline phosphatase PafA: protein MWKSFFTGLLSAALALPTFAQPARPKLVVGLMVDQMRWDYLYRFADRYGNDGFNRLLNDGFSCENTIINYIPTYTAIGHSSVYTGSVPAIHGIAGNDWIIQATGESMYCTQDNNVQGVGTSEKEGQQSPRNLLASTVTDQLKLASNFKSKVVGVAIKDRGGILPAGHFADAAYWFESKSGDWISSTFYMKDLPSWVTKFNQQKLAEKYLKQDWNTLYPIETYTRNSIADDNPYEGKWAGEASPTFPRKTSELMKDAGYELIKTTPQGNTFTLDFAKAAIEHEQLGKNPTNNTDFLCVSLSATDYVGHRYSLSAVEIEDTYLRLDRDIANFLAYLDKTVGKDNYTIFLTADHAASYNPMYYTDEKGNGGYLFDRQIRRNLNESLAAEFGSDKLVRSLMNYQVHLNYPEIDSLKLDVEKVKANIIKTLKKEEGIAFVVDMEGNQNMFIPAPIREKIINGYNRKNSGAIQIIAEPQWYSGSPRGTGTTHGVWTAYDSHIPLVFMGWGIKHGVTNKEVHIVDIAPTISALLHVMEPNGNIGKPIVEVLGQ, encoded by the coding sequence ATGTGGAAATCATTCTTTACAGGCCTCTTGAGCGCGGCACTTGCCTTACCAACCTTTGCGCAGCCTGCAAGACCAAAGTTAGTTGTCGGCCTGATGGTCGACCAAATGCGATGGGACTACCTTTATCGCTTTGCAGATCGCTACGGAAACGATGGCTTTAACCGTCTGCTAAACGATGGCTTTTCTTGCGAAAATACCATCATCAACTATATCCCTACGTATACCGCAATCGGTCATAGCTCGGTTTATACCGGTTCGGTGCCGGCCATTCATGGCATTGCGGGAAACGACTGGATCATCCAGGCGACTGGAGAATCTATGTATTGCACGCAAGACAATAATGTGCAGGGCGTAGGTACATCGGAAAAAGAAGGTCAGCAAAGCCCACGAAATCTCCTGGCATCTACCGTAACCGACCAGCTTAAGCTGGCTAGTAATTTTAAATCAAAAGTTGTCGGCGTGGCGATTAAAGATCGCGGCGGTATTCTGCCGGCCGGGCATTTTGCCGATGCTGCTTATTGGTTTGAAAGCAAGTCGGGCGATTGGATTTCCAGCACATTTTACATGAAAGATCTTCCTTCATGGGTAACGAAATTCAATCAGCAAAAACTGGCTGAAAAATACTTAAAACAAGATTGGAATACGCTTTACCCCATCGAGACGTATACACGTAATAGCATCGCAGATGACAATCCATATGAAGGAAAATGGGCGGGAGAAGCAAGCCCAACATTCCCGAGAAAAACCTCGGAGCTGATGAAAGATGCGGGTTATGAACTGATCAAGACCACGCCACAAGGCAACACCTTTACGTTGGATTTTGCCAAGGCAGCTATCGAACATGAGCAGTTAGGAAAAAACCCGACCAACAATACCGACTTTTTGTGTGTAAGCCTGTCGGCAACAGATTATGTCGGGCACCGCTACTCCTTATCTGCAGTAGAAATTGAAGACACTTATTTGCGCCTGGATCGCGATATTGCCAACTTTTTAGCTTACCTGGATAAAACCGTAGGAAAAGACAATTACACCATCTTTTTGACGGCAGACCACGCTGCCTCATACAACCCGATGTACTACACCGACGAAAAAGGCAACGGTGGCTATCTATTCGATCGGCAAATCCGACGAAATCTCAACGAAAGTCTGGCGGCTGAATTTGGAAGCGATAAATTGGTGCGTAGCTTAATGAACTACCAGGTGCACCTGAATTATCCCGAGATTGATTCGCTTAAGCTGGATGTGGAAAAAGTAAAAGCAAACATCATTAAAACACTCAAAAAGGAAGAGGGCATTGCTTTTGTTGTCGATATGGAAGGCAACCAAAATATGTTTATTCCAGCGCCAATTCGCGAAAAGATTATCAATGGTTATAACCGTAAAAATAGCGGTGCCATTCAGATTATCGCCGAGCCGCAGTGGTATTCTGGTTCGCCACGTGGCACGGGTACTACGCATGGTGTTTGGACGGCTTACGACTCGCATATTCCGTTAGTTTTTATGGGCTGGGGAATCAAGCATGGCGTGACTAACAAAGAGGTGCATATCGTGGATATCGCCCCAACTATATCGGCATTATTGCACGTGATGGAACCCAATGGTAATATCGGAAAACCGATTGTTGAGGTCTTAGGACAATAG
- a CDS encoding ATP-binding protein — translation MKRLLFIALGASLMSAAFGQRQLTELWETKDLPTPESVLFSPSNNVLYVSLIDGDAMGKDGKGGVAILNMDGSIKAKDWITGMDAPKGLALYDDILYVADITSVSKIDMVTGNEIDKIEFPGAVMLNDVTIDNNGVVYVSDTRAGKIYQMRNNKPEVYLENTPSVNGLKFTNGNLYALVGPELWKIDKNKKSTIVAKGFELGGDGLEPLGKNEFLVTCWGGLVYHVKADGSFDKLMDVRGKMNTADLGFHPQTNTVYIPTFNNNSVKAFKLK, via the coding sequence ATGAAACGACTACTTTTTATCGCCTTGGGGGCAAGTTTAATGAGCGCTGCTTTTGGGCAACGTCAACTCACCGAGCTTTGGGAAACAAAAGATCTCCCGACGCCGGAATCGGTTTTATTTTCACCAAGCAACAACGTTTTGTATGTTTCCTTGATTGACGGCGACGCGATGGGTAAAGATGGAAAAGGAGGCGTGGCAATCTTGAATATGGATGGCTCGATAAAAGCTAAAGACTGGATTACGGGTATGGATGCGCCCAAAGGACTGGCACTATACGATGATATACTGTATGTTGCAGATATCACTTCTGTATCTAAAATTGATATGGTGACAGGCAATGAAATCGATAAAATAGAATTTCCTGGTGCTGTAATGCTAAACGATGTGACGATAGATAATAATGGCGTGGTCTATGTTTCCGACACACGTGCAGGGAAGATCTATCAAATGCGCAATAATAAGCCGGAGGTTTATTTAGAAAATACACCGTCAGTAAATGGACTTAAGTTTACGAACGGCAATTTATATGCACTTGTCGGTCCTGAGCTGTGGAAAATTGATAAAAATAAGAAAAGCACTATTGTGGCTAAAGGATTTGAATTGGGAGGAGATGGTTTAGAGCCACTGGGTAAAAACGAATTTTTGGTGACTTGCTGGGGCGGACTCGTGTATCATGTGAAAGCCGACGGCTCATTTGATAAGTTGATGGATGTGCGTGGCAAAATGAATACGGCCGATCTGGGTTTTCATCCGCAAACCAATACGGTGTACATCCCAACATTCAACAACAATAGTGTAAAGGCGTTTAAGCTAAAATAA
- the xseB gene encoding exodeoxyribonuclease VII small subunit: MDNSYGYEDAFQELQAIVNDIESGETNVDELTEKIQRAAALIAICKAKLTASEAEVDKLLAKLTADDDMPADNHTQEEE, encoded by the coding sequence ATGGATAATTCATACGGCTACGAAGACGCCTTTCAGGAACTGCAAGCCATCGTCAACGACATTGAATCAGGAGAAACCAATGTGGATGAGCTTACCGAAAAAATACAGCGTGCTGCGGCTTTGATTGCCATTTGCAAAGCCAAATTGACGGCTTCGGAGGCGGAAGTCGACAAGTTGCTTGCGAAGCTTACTGCCGACGACGATATGCCTGCAGACAACCATACGCAGGAAGAAGAATAG